In Oligoflexia bacterium, the following are encoded in one genomic region:
- a CDS encoding class I SAM-dependent methyltransferase has protein sequence MDEKNYYKRINSFYDRTDEKEIVSAYLKAWLQNKYFNSVLDIGAGTGVFSSVFQEHSKTLTLIEKDEAFFKSLKKQFKTAQCIHSTIENHSFTQSYDLIFLSHVLYYIPTKDWGDLLKTLLSKLNQNGSLIVVMNTDSGDWWNILQHFYKKYQDHLPFDYTPLSEFKYEFLNQNNVQLRTIPYIYRVYFESAHDLNKYIHNILLGINDASLKKELRNEISEFTYNNFIVEKSLRYLNWHAEMWIIQNC, from the coding sequence GTGGATGAAAAAAATTATTATAAACGTATAAACTCTTTTTATGATCGTACTGATGAAAAAGAGATTGTATCAGCTTATTTAAAAGCTTGGTTGCAAAACAAATATTTTAATTCTGTTCTAGACATTGGTGCTGGCACCGGTGTTTTTAGTTCTGTCTTTCAAGAACATAGCAAAACTTTAACTTTAATTGAAAAAGATGAAGCTTTCTTTAAAAGCTTAAAAAAACAATTTAAAACGGCTCAATGTATTCATAGCACAATAGAAAACCATTCATTTACACAATCCTATGATCTTATTTTTTTATCGCATGTTTTATACTATATACCCACAAAGGACTGGGGAGACTTACTAAAAACTTTATTATCTAAGCTCAATCAGAACGGTTCATTAATCGTAGTCATGAATACAGACTCCGGTGATTGGTGGAATATTTTGCAACATTTTTATAAAAAGTACCAAGATCACTTACCTTTTGATTACACCCCTTTATCAGAATTTAAATATGAATTTCTTAATCAAAATAACGTTCAATTAAGAACCATCCCCTACATCTATAGAGTTTACTTTGAAAGTGCGCATGACCTTAATAAATACATTCATAATATTCTACTTGGTATCAATGATGCTTCACTAAAAAAAGAATTAAGAAACGAAATATCAGAATTCACCTACAACAATTTTATTGTTGAAAAGTCACTGCGCTACTTGAATTGGCATGCTGAAATGTGGATTATTCAAAACTGTTAA
- a CDS encoding M3 family metallopeptidase, which translates to MKKPLFKAVLKSFLVTLVLVSPLYAANTNYAMSANQLKQYCNDAQKKVDQAIGAIINTEKQASASADKRSLEEDFNLTVKKLDDAYGLYAHKMEISYLMEAVSPNEKVRNAGTDCKEAFLNFPVEMYTNEKLYEVLSNFSARAEKREEKLKYDQKRLLNYFLNQFGKNGFGLKADKLNEFKALKAKVSEYEREYSKNYGESKVEIELKSEDLAGVSENDWLRFKQKDGTVKVTLDNNIYTAILTYADNADLREKFYRAYNTRAPENVEVLEKLIAVKQNIAKVFDAKSYADLVMELDERLAGTPDNVEKKLTSIYKQMFKPYQNYRKILQKEKCRDLENCKKSQWKKLELYPWDMGYYSNKYKERVFKIDSEKVKEYFPTEKVVEGTFEIYAQLFSMRFEPMKNPKVWHEDVRAYHAYDAKTGDLLGNIYLDLYSRDNKPYKHYAAFNIDIRHQPLSGEKIVPDAVMVTNFTPPTRNKKGEIELPSLSTHGDVETYFHEFGHIMDDLLSNTKHYHLSKMTRPLDIVEGFSQMLEPWVWDAETLEVISGHYKTGEKLPKELLDKMKKGKYFSLPAFYVGQIHYALVDMAYHKATEPVDTTKIWNEKFKEIFKREPVEGLFCQASFGHLASSSYNAGYYGYIWSEIYAMDMLTRFKKEGMLNPKTGMDYRKLLESGHERPIVELIEVFLNRPFSEKAFLKSLKNK; encoded by the coding sequence ATGAAGAAACCATTATTTAAGGCAGTGTTAAAGTCATTTTTAGTTACTTTAGTTCTTGTATCCCCACTTTATGCAGCCAATACCAATTATGCAATGAGTGCAAATCAATTAAAACAGTATTGTAATGATGCGCAGAAAAAAGTTGATCAGGCCATTGGCGCTATTATTAACACTGAAAAACAAGCATCTGCCTCAGCGGATAAACGTTCATTGGAAGAGGATTTTAACCTGACAGTTAAAAAATTAGATGATGCATATGGTTTATACGCTCATAAAATGGAGATTTCATATTTAATGGAAGCGGTGAGTCCCAATGAAAAAGTCAGAAATGCGGGTACAGATTGCAAAGAAGCATTTTTAAACTTTCCCGTTGAAATGTACACCAATGAAAAATTGTATGAAGTACTGTCTAATTTTTCTGCCAGAGCAGAAAAGAGAGAAGAAAAACTCAAGTATGACCAGAAACGCTTGTTGAATTACTTTTTAAATCAGTTTGGTAAAAATGGTTTTGGATTAAAGGCTGATAAGCTGAACGAGTTTAAAGCTTTAAAGGCAAAAGTCAGTGAGTATGAACGTGAGTACAGTAAAAATTATGGTGAATCTAAAGTAGAAATTGAGCTTAAGTCTGAAGACCTGGCTGGAGTATCAGAAAATGATTGGTTGAGATTTAAACAAAAAGATGGAACAGTTAAGGTTACATTAGATAACAATATTTATACAGCCATTTTAACCTATGCCGATAATGCAGATCTCAGAGAAAAGTTTTATCGTGCTTACAATACAAGAGCACCAGAAAACGTTGAAGTTTTGGAAAAACTTATTGCAGTTAAGCAAAATATTGCCAAAGTATTTGATGCAAAATCCTATGCAGATTTGGTCATGGAATTAGATGAACGTTTGGCTGGAACACCTGACAATGTTGAAAAAAAATTAACCTCTATTTATAAACAAATGTTTAAGCCTTATCAAAACTACAGAAAAATTTTGCAAAAAGAAAAGTGTAGAGATTTAGAAAACTGTAAAAAATCACAGTGGAAAAAATTAGAATTGTATCCTTGGGATATGGGCTATTACAGTAATAAATACAAAGAACGCGTATTTAAAATAGACTCAGAAAAAGTTAAAGAGTACTTCCCAACAGAAAAAGTAGTTGAAGGGACCTTTGAGATTTATGCGCAATTGTTTTCAATGCGTTTTGAACCCATGAAAAACCCAAAAGTGTGGCATGAAGATGTAAGGGCCTATCATGCCTATGATGCTAAAACTGGAGACTTGTTGGGTAATATCTATTTAGATTTATACTCAAGAGATAATAAACCTTACAAACATTATGCAGCGTTTAATATTGATATTAGGCATCAACCTTTAAGTGGCGAGAAAATCGTTCCAGATGCTGTGATGGTCACCAACTTTACACCTCCTACAAGAAATAAAAAAGGAGAGATAGAACTGCCTTCCTTAAGTACACATGGAGATGTAGAAACTTACTTTCATGAATTTGGACATATCATGGATGATTTATTGTCCAATACCAAGCATTATCATTTAAGCAAAATGACACGCCCGCTTGATATTGTTGAAGGCTTCTCGCAGATGTTAGAACCATGGGTATGGGATGCAGAAACCTTAGAAGTGATTTCTGGACATTATAAAACCGGAGAAAAACTACCCAAAGAGCTTTTAGATAAAATGAAAAAAGGAAAATATTTTTCTTTGCCAGCCTTTTATGTTGGTCAAATTCATTATGCTTTGGTGGATATGGCTTATCATAAAGCAACCGAGCCAGTGGACACAACCAAAATATGGAATGAAAAGTTTAAAGAGATATTCAAGCGTGAACCTGTGGAAGGTTTATTCTGTCAAGCTTCCTTTGGGCACTTGGCCAGCTCAAGTTACAATGCTGGCTACTACGGCTATATTTGGTCAGAAATTTATGCCATGGATATGCTGACGCGCTTTAAAAAAGAAGGGATGCTCAATCCAAAAACCGGGATGGATTATCGCAAGCTTCTTGAAAGCGGGCATGAACGGCCGATTGTTGAGCTTATAGAAGTCTTTTTGAACAGACCTTTTAGTGAAAAGGCATTTTTAAAAAGTTTAAAAAACAAATAA
- a CDS encoding LysE family translocator, with translation MNVEQILAIVIFAFVSSITPGPNNLMVLASATNFGFKKTIPHILGISLGFAFMLMMLGLGLSIVFKSYPIIETILKVCCVLFLFFLAYKIATSSSIEKGKQSKTPISFIEAALFQWVNPKAWAMALTAVSLFSPNATFKAVILMVIFFTLVNIPCVSAWSFAGSKLGNFLKDPKKLKYFNYIMAGLLVGCLGFLL, from the coding sequence ATGAATGTAGAACAAATTTTAGCCATTGTTATTTTTGCATTTGTGTCTTCTATTACACCTGGACCCAACAATCTTATGGTCTTGGCAAGTGCCACCAATTTTGGTTTTAAAAAAACCATTCCACATATATTGGGAATTAGTTTAGGTTTTGCATTTATGCTTATGATGTTAGGCTTAGGTTTAAGCATTGTTTTTAAAAGCTATCCAATAATAGAAACAATATTAAAAGTTTGTTGCGTACTTTTTTTGTTTTTCTTAGCCTATAAAATTGCAACATCATCAAGTATAGAAAAAGGTAAACAATCCAAAACGCCTATTTCATTTATCGAAGCAGCTTTGTTTCAATGGGTTAATCCAAAAGCATGGGCTATGGCACTGACAGCGGTGTCTTTGTTTTCTCCCAATGCAACATTTAAAGCTGTTATTTTGATGGTTATCTTTTTTACACTTGTTAACATTCCTTGTGTAAGTGCTTGGTCTTTTGCTGGAAGTAAGCTTGGCAATTTTTTAAAAGACCCAAAAAAACTTAAATACTTCAACTATATCATGGCAGGACTCTTAGTCGGCTGTTTGGGTTTTTTGTTGTAG
- a CDS encoding GNAT family protein gives MIHYKKLNINDDQQLMALLKWENDASIHHLITPVTDSKQTFTPMNIDQLKAQCNLKNGEGKHQYLVYDQEQPIGQFSIHIDPAHLYKKINHSSWLGLCIGEKSYWGTGAGQKAMEFFEQESIQLGLKRVELGVFEFNTRAIQFYKKLGYQEIGALENFTYWDGQYWSDIRMEKYLSRNE, from the coding sequence ATGATTCATTATAAAAAATTAAACATAAATGATGATCAGCAACTCATGGCTTTATTGAAATGGGAAAATGATGCTAGTATACACCATCTTATAACGCCTGTTACAGACTCTAAGCAAACATTTACACCTATGAATATTGATCAACTTAAGGCGCAATGTAATTTAAAGAACGGTGAAGGAAAACATCAGTACCTTGTTTATGATCAAGAGCAGCCTATTGGTCAATTTTCTATCCATATAGACCCAGCACATTTGTACAAAAAAATAAACCATAGCAGTTGGTTAGGCTTATGTATTGGAGAAAAAAGCTATTGGGGAACCGGTGCTGGCCAAAAAGCCATGGAATTCTTTGAACAGGAGTCTATACAATTGGGTTTGAAAAGAGTTGAGCTGGGTGTATTTGAGTTTAATACTAGAGCCATTCAGTTTTATAAAAAATTGGGTTATCAAGAAATAGGGGCATTAGAAAACTTTACTTATTGGGATGGTCAATATTGGAGTGATATTAGAATGGAAAAGTATTTATCAAGGAATGAATAA
- a CDS encoding TIGR00730 family Rossman fold protein has translation MKNIAVYLSAYSNDENMIDLTKNLARLMVEQGFSLVFGGSGTGLMKVLADTVLNNKGKVTGITMESLKKVSMPNLTELIIAIDLNERKQLLQKHADAFIALPGGNGTLDEIIQTIEERKQGFHHKPIVILNYNGFYDPLLAQYNKMKDLGFLPKNQNLDDLFVFVDTSEQAIKYIHATLK, from the coding sequence ATGAAAAATATTGCTGTTTATTTATCTGCATATTCCAATGATGAAAATATGATTGATCTTACAAAAAATCTTGCTAGATTGATGGTTGAGCAAGGGTTTTCCTTGGTTTTTGGTGGTTCAGGAACTGGTTTGATGAAAGTGCTAGCAGATACAGTATTAAATAATAAGGGCAAAGTGACCGGTATCACAATGGAGTCACTTAAAAAAGTAAGCATGCCCAACTTAACTGAGCTGATTATTGCTATAGATTTAAATGAGAGAAAGCAGTTATTGCAAAAGCATGCTGATGCATTTATTGCCTTACCCGGGGGGAATGGTACTTTAGATGAAATTATACAAACCATTGAGGAACGTAAGCAAGGGTTTCATCATAAACCCATTGTTATTTTAAACTATAATGGTTTTTATGATCCTTTGTTGGCACAATACAATAAAATGAAAGACTTGGGTTTTTTACCCAAAAATCAAAATTTAGATGATTTATTTGTTTTTGTTGATACAAGTGAACAAGCCATTAAATATATTCATGCTACATTAAAATAA
- a CDS encoding DUF3124 domain-containing protein, whose translation MKQIIVLFFLAYTLFACNNEDKFSVDSPLVPKSENFTPLNDTPTRLVHSQKVYVPIYSSIYTHLKKLTHLSAILSIRNISEKDMIVISQVDYYDTNGKLLKKFIDKPFSLQKMSSKDFIIPESDLSGGSGANFVVKWETEKKVSAPIIESVMIGILGTQGFAFTSRAKEIEASF comes from the coding sequence ATGAAACAGATTATTGTACTTTTTTTTCTGGCTTACACTTTGTTTGCTTGTAACAATGAAGATAAATTTTCAGTTGATAGCCCCCTTGTTCCAAAATCTGAAAACTTTACCCCTTTAAATGATACACCAACAAGACTGGTGCATAGCCAAAAAGTTTATGTCCCAATTTACTCATCTATTTACACTCATTTAAAAAAATTAACTCACCTTTCAGCTATTTTAAGCATCAGGAATATCTCAGAAAAAGATATGATTGTTATTTCTCAAGTGGATTATTATGATACCAATGGGAAGTTATTAAAAAAATTCATAGACAAACCATTTTCTTTGCAAAAAATGTCTTCAAAGGATTTTATTATTCCTGAATCTGATCTTTCTGGCGGAAGTGGAGCAAATTTTGTTGTCAAATGGGAAACAGAAAAAAAAGTATCTGCACCCATCATTGAATCAGTCATGATTGGAATTTTAGGCACTCAAGGTTTTGCTTTCACATCTAGAGCAAAAGAAATAGAAGCTAGTTTTTAA